The genomic window GGCAGATCGGTCCCGGATGTGGTAGCCAAAGAAAGCACTCTCACTCGGCGCACCCTAACGGCAATTGCGTCTCCCACTTCTGCCCCATCTACCGCAATGGGCTTGGTGACCTCGTGCCCGTCTATGAGGATGCGCCCCTTTTGGACATCGTAGAAGCGGAGGATCAGGTCCGCTATAGTCGACTTCCCCGCCCCGGTGGGACCAACTATGGCGACCTTCTCTCCCGGCTCGACGG from Acetomicrobium sp. S15 = DSM 107314 includes these protein-coding regions:
- a CDS encoding ATP-binding cassette domain-containing protein; translation: VEPGEKVAIVGPTGAGKSTIADLILRFYDVQKGRILIDGHEVTKPIAVDGAEVGDAIAVRVRRVRVLSLATTSGTDLPQEGSALEKAASLLDDGLETWKGHMKTLCGIKEALLQKL